In Vigna unguiculata cultivar IT97K-499-35 chromosome 3, ASM411807v1, whole genome shotgun sequence, a single genomic region encodes these proteins:
- the LOC114175721 gene encoding mavicyanin-like: MAVPFKASYPLFLCFILFCGVNCTEFEVGGHEGWVVPKTKDNAQMFNQWAAQNRFKIDDTLLFKYEKDSVMEVTEEEYEKCVSTRPLFFSNNGNTVFKVDRPGLFFFISGVRGHCERGQKMIIKVLDIEATPSPQYENGTAPKPHSKSGVAELTPMRIMTASTVFVMATFFLQLYV, encoded by the exons ATGGCTGTTCCCTTCAAAGCCTCATACCCACTTTTCCTTTGCTTCATTCTTTTCTGTGGCGTCAATTGCACTGAGTTTGAAGTTGGAGGCCATGAAGGTTGGGTTGTCCCAAAGACAAAGGATAATGCTCAAATGTTCAATCAGTGGGCAGCCCAAAACAGATTCAAGATTGATGACACTCTTC TTTTCAAGTACGAGAAAGACTCGGTTATGGAGGTGACTgaagaagaatatgaaaaatgtgTATCCACTCGTCCCCTCTTTTTCTCCAACAATGGTAACACTGTGTTCAAGGTTGACAGACCAGGGTTGTTCTTCTTCATCAGTGGTGTTCGTGGTCACTGTGAGAGAGGGCAGAAGATGATCATCAAGGTCTTGGATATTGAGGCAACACCCTCACCCCAATATGAAAATGGCACTGCACCAAAGCCACATTCAAAAAGTGGAGTTGCTGAACTTACTCCTATGAGGATCATGACAGCGTCCACAGTTTTTGTTATGGCAACATTCTTCCTTCAGCTTTATGTTTGA
- the LOC114179828 gene encoding piriformospora indica-insensitive protein 2-like → MAMRSLSWKCHYVLCFLFLILCCHGKGQDSSLTAMKKKEKEVIYSVIQGFVGKWWNGSYLYPDPCGWTPIQGVSCEQYDDGFWYVTTVNFGPVFDNSHMCSHDAKFPQQLFNLKHLKVLSLSSCFLSPTKNPVTLPLSNWDKFSHSLESLTLRSNPGLVGTIPSTIENLRKLQSLVLLENGLIGKLPPSISNLVRLRQLVLAGNYLVGEVPANYGKLSELLIFDASRNNLSGVLPSTLGSLDSLLKLDLSNNMLEGRLPKQLGRLKNLTLLDISHNKLRGGLAETLKELVSLKHLVLSNNPIEGDLSGVKWENFLNTETLDLSNIGLKGSVPESMAKMKRLRFLDLSNNNLSGNVSRSLENLTCLGALHVNGNNLTGRLEFSERFYMKMGMRFAAWNNENLCYIVKPNHQVPYGVKPCVQNITISEGFSTVKITEGNHEDSSVVSSLGGSGLYGFWWVFTVNGVLNVFMWDMLS, encoded by the exons ATGGCTATGAGATCTTTATCATGGAAGTGCCACTATGTTCTTTGTTTTCTGTTCCTCATTTTGTGTTGTCATGGTAAGGGCCAAGACTCTTCATTGACCGcaatgaagaaaaaagagaaggagGTCATATACTCTGTTATTCAAGGGTTTGTAGGGAAGTGGTGGAACGGTTCATATCTTTATCCAGATCCTTGTGGATGGACTCCTATACAG GGAGTTTCCTGTGAGCAATATGATGATGGCTTCTGGTATGTGACTACTGTAAACTTTGGACCAGTTTTTGACAACTCTCACATGTGCAGCCATGATGCCAAATTCCCTCAACAACTGTTCAATCTGAAGCACCTAAAAGTCCTCTCACTGTCAAGTTGCTTCCTTTCCCCTACCAAAAATCCTGTTACACTCCCTCTTTCAAACTGGGACAAATTCTCACACAGTTTGGAATCTTTAACACTTAGATCAAACCCTGGTCTTGTTGGCACCATTCCATCCACAATTGAGAACCTTAGAAAGCTTCAATCTTTGGTGCTTCTGGAAAATGGGCTAATAGGTAAACTACCACCAAGTATTAGTAATTTGGTCAGGTTGAGGCAACTAGTACTTGCAGGAAACTACTTGGTGGGTGAGGTTCCAGCCAACTATGGAAAACTTTCTGAGCTTTTAATATTTGATGCAAGCAGGAACAATCTATCAGGAGTTTTGCCATCAACACTTGGATCTTTGGATTCACTTCTAAAGCTTGATTTGAGTAACAACATGCTTGAGGGAAGGTTGCCAAAGCAGCTGGGAAGGCTAAAGAATCTAACTTTACTTGATATCAGCCATAACAAACTCAGAGGTGGATTGGCTGAGACTCTCAAAGAACTTGTTTCCTTAAAGCATTTGGTTTTGTCCAACAACCCTATAGAGGGTGATCTCTCAGGAGTCAAGTGGGAAAATTTCCTAAACACAGAAACATTGGATCTTTCTAACATAGGTTTGAAAGGGAGTGTCCCTGAGTCCATGGCAAAAATGAAAAGGCTTAGATTTCTGGACCTCAGCAACAATAATCTCTCTGGAAATGTTTCAAGAAGTTTGGAAAATCTGACATGTCTTGGAGCTCTTCATGTAAATGGAAACAACTTGACAGGGAGACTTGAGTTCTCAGAGAGGTTTTACATGAAAATGGGAATGCGTTTTGCTGCTTGGAATAATGAAAATCTCTGTTACATTGTCAAACCAAACCACCAAGTGCCTTATGGAGTAAAACCTTGTGTGCAGAACATTACTATATCTGAAGGGTTTTCAACTGTCAAAATAACTGAAGGGAATCACGAAGATTCCTCTGTAGTTTCTTCTTTGGGAGGTTCAGGTTTGTATGGATTTTGGTGGGTTTTCACTGTAAATGGAGTTCTTAATGTTTTCATGTGGGATATGTTATCTTAG